In Bradyrhizobium guangzhouense, the DNA window TTGGCGCCAAGCACGGCATATCCCACGAGCGCGGCGGACACGGCCTGCAGCAAGTACGCGTCGCCCACATTGACGTCGCCCCGGTTGGAGCGGGCCGCTAACATGACTCCGGCGATTGCTGCCAACGCGCCGGAGATCAGGTATGCCGCCATGCGATAACGCGCCACGCGGATGCCGGCCGCCGCGGCTGCGATCGGATTGCCCCCAACGGCGTAGAAGGCCCGCCCCCACCGCGTGTAATTGAGCAGCACAATGACGACGATGAATATCAGACCTGCGACCACGACTGACGCTGGGATACCGAACAGCCGCCCACCACCTAGCCAGCCGAATAGCGGCGAGAACTTGCCCGGAGCGACATTGCCGTTGAACGACATACCCTCCGCGATCGACTGGCCCGAGACGCCGAGCAAGGTCAACCCGTTGATGAGGAACAAGCCGGAGAGCGTTGCCACCAGATCGGGGATGCGGGCGTAGACAATGAGAAAAGTGTTGAATAGGCCGACCGCGACGCCCGCCGCCACGGCGATCAGAATCGCTGGGGCGCCACCGAGGTCGCCGATCACCATCGCCGCGGTTGCTGCCATCACCGCAAGCGACATCGACGCTCCTACGGACAGGTCGAATCCGCCGACCGTCATCGAAACCGTGGCGCCAAGCCCGATCACCGCGACCACCGAGGCCGCTTGCAGGATAAACATTGCATTGGCGAACGTGCGGAAGAACGGCTGCTGCCAGGAGAAGAACAGAATCATCAGCACCAGAACGGCCAAAAGCCCGTAGCGGTAGATGAAGACTTTCAGCTTTTCCGCGCTGCCGCGGGTGGATCCAGGCTCGGCCGGCTGCGCGAGCGAGTTTTGGATTGTCATTGAAGGGTGCCCCCACTTACGCCTTGCCGAGCTGCACCGGTCCGGCTCATGATTTCAGAAAGCTCT includes these proteins:
- a CDS encoding ABC transporter permease, whose amino-acid sequence is MTIQNSLAQPAEPGSTRGSAEKLKVFIYRYGLLAVLVLMILFFSWQQPFFRTFANAMFILQAASVVAVIGLGATVSMTVGGFDLSVGASMSLAVMAATAAMVIGDLGGAPAILIAVAAGVAVGLFNTFLIVYARIPDLVATLSGLFLINGLTLLGVSGQSIAEGMSFNGNVAPGKFSPLFGWLGGGRLFGIPASVVVAGLIFIVVIVLLNYTRWGRAFYAVGGNPIAAAAAGIRVARYRMAAYLISGALAAIAGVMLAARSNRGDVNVGDAYLLQAVSAALVGYAVLGANKANAVGTLVGAVFVATLINGLTMFNFPYYAQSFVQGVLLVVALLMSYTLGPRRR